The genomic region GCGAGGATATGCGCTCCTTCACATATGCCAGTTGAGACTGGCCAGAACGGACGCATATGACCAAATTCACCGATCTAAACCTCAATCCGAAGGTTCTGAAAGCTATATCTGAAGCAGGGTATGAAACCCCAACCCCCATTCAGGCAGGCGCGATCCCCCCCGCATTGGAAGGGCGCGATGTTTTGGGGATTGCCCAGACGGGCACAGGCAAAACCGCCAGTTTCACATTGCCCATGATCACGCTTCTGGCACGGGGGCGGGCACGGGCGCGGATGCCACGCAGCCTTGTTCTTTGTCCCACCCGCGAATTGGCGGCACAGGTGGCCGAAAATTTCGACACCTACACCAAGCATCTGAAACTGACCAAGGCGCTGCTGATTGGCGGCGTATCATTTAAAGAGCAAGACCTTCTGATTGATCGGGGTGTCGATGTTCTGATCGCCACACCAGGCCGTCTGTTGGATCATTTCGAGCGCGGCAAACTGTTGTTGACGGGCGTTCAGATCATGGTGGTGGATGAGGCCGACCGCATGTTGGATATGGGCTTTATCCCCGATATTGAGCGGATTTTCTCGCTGACGCCCTTCACGCGCCAAACTTTCTTTTTCTCTGCCACGATGGCCCCCGAGATTGAGCGTATCACATCAACATTTTTGTCGAATCCCGCGCGGATCGAAGTGGCGCGCCAATCCACGACATCCGACACAATCACGCAGGCGTTGTTTTCTTTCAAACCCACCCGCCGCGACACAAGCGCGAAAGAAAAGCGCACCATGCTGCGCGCCGCGATTGCCGCAGAGGGCGAGGGCTGCACAAATGCCATCATCTTCTGCAATCGCAAGGTGGATGTCGATATAGTCGCAAAATCTTTGAAGAAACACGGGCTGGATGCCGCCCCTATTCATGGCGATTTGGATCAATCGCAACGCATGCGCACCTTGGATGGGTTCCGCGAAGGAAGCCTTCGCTTTCTTGTGGCCTCAGATGTGGCCGCGCGTGGGCTTGATGTGCCAAGCGTAAGCCATGTGTTCAATTATGATGTCCCTTCCCACGCCGAGGATTACGTTCATCGTATTGGCCGCACGGGCCGCGCGGGGCGTAAGGGCCGCGCAATCACCATCGCGGTGCCTGCAGATGAAAAATATCTCACGGCGATTGAGGCCTTGATTGGCAAGCCCATTCCGACTGATGAGCCCCTGCCATGGAGCCCCACAAGCGCGCAAAAGCCGCATGAAGCGGACGCGGCGAATGATGACCGCGACAAGCCACGCCGCAGCCGCGGGGGGCGTGGTCGCCGCAAGCCGCACGAGGGCGATGAGGGCAGCACAGCAAAGACTGAAACAAAGACCGAAGCGCCCAAAGAGGGCCCCGAAGACAACACCCCGCCCCAGCCAACGCCGAGCAGCACGGCGCCGCGCCCCGAGCGCAACCATGACCGCCATGAGCGCGGCGGACGCAATCGCGGCGGACAAGGTGGCGGACATCGTGTTGTTGGCATGGGTGAGCATTTACCAAGCTTTATCGCGCTCAGCTTTGAAGAACGCCGCGGGCCAAGCAGCAGCTATGTCTCTGCCGATGCAGAGGATGAGCAGAGCCAAGCTGAGGCGCAAGAGATAGAGACGCCAGTGGCCGCCACTGAGGAGGCCCCAAAGCCAAAGCGCAAGCGCAGCCCACGCAAACCTAAAGAAAAACCAGAGGCGGCAGGGACAGAAACCCCCGCCGAAGCAGTATCAGAAGAATAAAAAACGCCCCAGCTTGGGGCGTTTTTTTATTCCGCAACAAGGCGGCTGATGATCACGCTGACCTCTGGCTTTTTGCCGATTTCAGCCTGAACAGATTGGCGGATGGCGCGGCGCACCGCCTCTTCAATCTTGTCGTCATCACGGGTGATCTTGCGATCCAGACGCGGCAGAAGATCGGCCAATTCATCCTCGAGCATCTCGGTTAAACTGCCATGGCCATTGCGCAAATGATCTGGCAGACCACGCAGCTCGACCCATGCATCTTCAATCAAGCTGTCATCCTCATCGACAATCAGCGCCGCAATCACGAGGCCGTTTAGGGCCAGTTTCATGCGATCACGGATCACCCCGTCATAGGCGCCCACCCGTGTGCTGCCATCTAGGTAATCGCGCGCGACCTCGACATATTCCACCGCAGCGGGCGCATTGCCCGACAATTCCAACATTGTGCCATTTGGCGCTACAAGGCCAAGCATTCCCTTTTCCGTGGCAAGCCGCGCATGTTCGCGCAAATGGCGGAATTCACCATGATTGGGCACAAGGATACGTGGACGCAAAATATCATGCATCTTTTCCAAATCGGGGCGATTGGCATGGCCCGACACATGGAAAAAGCCTGATTGTTCATCCACAATCTCTACCCCGATTTCTGCAAGCGCGTTTTGAATACGCCCCACGGAAACCTCATTGCCCGGAATTGTTTTGGATGAGAACAGGAACATGTCGCCCTCTTTCAGCTCCATCCCCAAATAAGAGCCGCGCGATAGGGCCGCCGAGGCTGCCCGCCGTTCCCCCTGACTGCCTGTCACAATCAGCATGAGGTTTTCGCGTGGGATATCGCGGGCCTCCTCAACTGACACGGTCGAGGGGAAATCAGTCAGCACGCCCGCCTCGACCGAGGCGCGGATCATGCGTTGCATTGCACGGCCCAGCAGACAGACGGAACGGCCATTGGCCACCGCGGCATCGGCCAAGGTTTTCACCCGCGCAACATTGGAGGCAAAGGTGGTCGCCACCATCATACCCCGCGCGCGCCCAATCAGCGCTGTGATGGGTTCTGGCAACTGGCTTTCGCTGCGCCCCTCATGGCGCGAAAACACATTGGTGCTGTCGCAGATATAAGCCAAGACCCCCTTCCCTGCGATCTCGCCCCACATGGCTTCGTCAAAGGGTTCGCCGACCATCGGGTTCGTGTCGATTTTGAAATCACCCGAATGCACCACACGGCCATGTTCAGTGTCGATAACAAGGCCCGAGCTTTCAGGGATGGAATGCGAGACGGGGGCAAATTGCACCTTGAACGGGCCTGCTTCCACCACTTCGGGATAGGCCCCAACGACCCGCACCTGATCAGGGTCGTGACCCGCCTCCTCCAATTTGCGGCGCGCATGGATGGCCGTGAAATTACGGGCGTAAACAGGCGCGCGCAGGCGCCCCCACAAATGGCCAAGGGCGCCAACGTGATCTTCATGGGCGTGGGTGATGAAAATCCCCTCAAGGCGATCTGCGCGTTCTTCCAACCACGCGATATCAGGCAGGATCAGGTCAACGCCCGGTTGACCATCCATGTCGGGAAAGCTGACGCCGCAATCGACAAGGATTAAACGCTCCGCACCTTGTTCTCCAACACCATAGACATATGCGTTCATTCCGATCTCACCTGCCCCGCCAAGGGGAAGATAGATCAGCCTGTTTCGATCGCTCATCAGCTTGCCTGTTCCTCGTTATATTTATGGATCACGGTCAGACCATGCATGGTCAGATCATCTTCGATCCTGTCAAACAACACATCGCCCGTAGAGAAGAGCGGCGCAAGCCCCCCTGTCCCAACTATCCGCATCGGGCGGTCGCGCTCGGCGCGAATGCGGTCACAAATACCACGCACAAGGCCCACATAGCCCCAAAACACGCCCGACTGCATGCAGGCCACCGTATTGGTGCCAATCACCGATTGCGGTTTTGTCACATCCACATGGGGCAAGGCGGCGGCTGCGTGATGCAATGCTTCAAGGCTAAGGTTTACGCCAGGCGCGATAACACCACCCACATAAGCGCCATCTTCGGCCACAACGTCAAAGGTGGTTGCTGTGCCAAAATCCACCACAATCAAATCGCCGCCATGGCGATCATAGGCGCCCGCGGTATTGACCAAGCGGTCAGGCCCCACTTGCGTGCCTGCATCCACCCGTGGCAGCACAGGCAAGAGACACTCAGATTTACCAACCACAAGCGGGCGGCAGTCGAAATAGCGATCACACAACACGCGCAAGTTAAAGACCACGCGTGGCACAGTTGAGGAGATAATCACCGCGTCAATCTTGGGTTTTAGCCCATAATGATCCATCAGGGTCGAATACCAAACGTAATATTGATCTGCGGTGCGTTGATGCTCGGTTGCGGTGCGTAATGTGCACAGAAATTGCGCGCCATCCCATAGGGAAAACACTGTATTCGTATTGCCGCAATCCACGCAAAGAAGCATCTCGCACGCCCCCTAAAAATAAATATCCGCCGCCGCAATGGCACAAGGCCCGCTTGGCGTGGTTAATATCAGATTACCAGTTTCATCGACATCGTCAAAAACACCACGAATGTCCCGATTGGGCAAACGCGCCAAAATGACTTCGCCGCGCTTGGCGGCGTGGGTCAACCATGCGGCGCGCACAGGGGCAAAACCCTGCTGAGAGATCTGCGCCTCCCAGTGAGCCATGCGCGGGGTCAGGTGATCTAAAAATGTTTCAGGGTCTGGGCATTGGCCTGCAACGCTGAACAGATCAATAGGCGCAAGCGCGCCCTCCTCAAGGCCCGCCACATCTGGGCTGTGCCGAAGGTTCACACCGATGCCAATCACCAAATGCCCCTGCTGGCCCGCAGCGACCCCGTGGCTTTGCAGCAGGATGCCCGCGATTTTCTGACCATGAAGCAGCACATCATTGGGCCATTTTAAGGTCAATGCGTCAGGCGCCACATAACTGGCCAAAGCATCGCGCAAGGCCAGCGCCGCGGTGAACGAGCGCAAAGCTGCCTCTTGCGGGGGGCAGTTGAGTGGCAGGATGAGTGAGGCTGTGAAGTTACCACGGGGGGCGCGCCATGCCCGCCCCCGCCGACCATATCCCGCGTCTTGGGTATGGGCCAAAATCCATGTGGGTCGCTCTAGCGGCGCTGCGCGCAAGCGCCGCTCCGCTTCGGCCATGGTGCTGTCGACACGGGCCAAAATGACCCGTTCAACCGCCGTGCTGTCAGCGCACAAGTGCCTGCGCCGCGTTGGCCGCCAAGTGGTCAATCCCGAACAAATTCACAATGCCCGCAATCATGACCACAGCGGAAATCGTCAGGCCCAAGAATTGGATGATCGACATCCGCCCATCTAGGCCTTCGCGCGGTTCGCCAAAATACATGAAATAGACGATACGCAAATAATAGTAGGCGCCTATTACAGAGGCGATGACCCCTGCCACGGCCAACCAAACCAAGCCTGCATCAACAGCCGCGACCAAGACCGCGTATTTCGCGAAAAAGCCCAACATGGGTGGGACACCCGCGAGACTGAACATCAGCACCAAAACCGCCAAGGCCTGACCCGATTGCGCGGTGGCATAGCCATTCAAGGCAGAGATATCGGTGACGGGGTATCCATCTTTCTCCATCGACATGATGAAGGAGAACACACCAATATTCATGGTCACATAGATCGCCATATAGATCAGCATCGCCTCGACACCCTGCCCCGTGCCAGACGCCAGACCCATCAGGGCAAAACCCATATGCCCGATGGAAGAATAAGCCATCAGGCGTTTGATATCGGTTTGGCCAATCGCTGCAATGGCCCCGACAAACATCGACAAAACCGCCAAGGCCGCAACGATCTGCTGCCAATCGGAAATGGCCATGCCAAAGGCATCGTAGACGACACGGGCAAATAGGCCCATTGCGGCCATTTTCGGGGCAGTTGCGAAAAGGGCTGTCACAGGTGTGGGTGCGCCCTCATAAACATCAGGTGTCCACATATGGAACGGGGCCGCTGATACTTTGAAGGCCAGACCTGCCGCCATAAAGACAAGGCCAAACACCATGCCCAAAGACATACCCCCCATCGAGGCCTCGATGATGCCCGCAAAAAGCGTAGTTCCCGCAAAGCCGTAAACGAGGGACGCGCCATAGAGCAAAAGACCCGAGGAAAGAGCGCCAAGCACGAAATATTTAAGGCCTGCCTCGGTTGAGCGCACGCTGTCACGGCGCAAGGCGGCAACCACATAAAGGGCTAGGGATTGCAGCTCCAACCCCATGTAAAGCACGATCAAGTCGCCAGCGGACACCATGATCATCATGCCAACAACCGCCAAGGTGACAATCATCGGATATTCAAACCGACCAAGGCCCGATTTCTGCATCGCCTCTTGGCCTACGATCAAAATTACCGCCGCGGACAAAAGGATCACAATTTTGGCAAAGCGCGCAAAATCATCAACCACGATCATGCCACCAAAGCTGCTTGCATCGCCTTGACCTGTTGCCGCGACATAGAGCGCCATAATGGCGAAAACTGCGGCGGTCGCGTAGGTTAACGCAGGCGCCATGCCATCTTTGGTGGTGTAAACAGCCAACATCAGCCCCGCCATCGCATAGATGGACAGGACAATCTCTGGGATCAAAACTGCGAGGTCTGCGCCGATCATTAGAAATTCCTCAATGGCTGGCTGCAAGCGCAGTTGCGGGGGCAAACTCCGCAACGCTTGTGTGATAATTCGACAAAAGCGCCTCTACCGAGGGGCCAATAATATCGGTGACGAGGCTCGGATAGACACCCAATAGAATGGTCATCACCACCAATGGCGCGAAAATCGCCTTTTCGCGCGCGGTCATGTCGGTGATGGATTTCAGGCTTTCCTTGATCAGGTCACCAAACACCACGCGGCGATAGAGCCATAGCGCATAGGCCGCCGACAAGATCACGCCTGTTGCCGCCAAAAGCCCAATCAGCGTGTTCACATGGAAAACACCCATCAAGGTCAGGAATTCGCCGACAAAGCCCGATGTGCCAGGAAGGCCCACATTGGCCATGGTGAACAGCATGAACACCGCCGCATAAGCGGGCATCCGATTTACCAGACCACCATAAGCGTCAATCTCACGCGTGTGCATGCGATCATAGATCACGCCAACACAGAGGAACAACGCCCCCGAAACAAAGCCGTGGCTGATCATTTGGAAAATGGCGCCATCTACACCTTGTTGATTGGCGGCGAAAATCCCCATCGTCACATATCCCATATGCGCAACCGATGAGTAAGCGATCAGCTTTTTCATGTCTTCTTGCACCATCGCGACCAGTGAGGTGTAGATGATCGCAATCACAGACATCCAAAGCACCAATGGCGCCATGATGTCAGAGGCAACTGGGAACATTGGCAAGCTAAAGCGCAAGAAACCGTATCCGCCCATCTTCAGCAGGATTGCCGCCAGAACCACAGAGCCTGCGGTTGGCGCCTGAACGTGCGCATCGGGCAACCATGTATGGACAGGCCACATTGGCATTTTGACCGCAAAGGACGCGAAGAAAGCAAGCCAAAGCAACATCTGCATCCCACCTGCAATCTGCCATCCAAAGAGGCTGATGCCTGCCGCCGAGAATTCATGTGTCAGCAATGTTGGGATATCGGTGGTGCCGGCATCGATATACATCGCCACCATCGCCACCAGCATCAGCACCGAGCCAAGGAAGGTGTAGAGGAAGAATTTGAACGCCGCATAGATGCGGTTTTTGCCGCCCCAAATCCCAATAATCAGGAACATCGGGATCAGGCCCGCTTCGAAGAACAGGTAGAACAGCACCAAATCCAATGCCACAAAGACGCCGATCATCAGGCTTTCGAGAACCAAAAGCGCGATCATGTATTCTTTGACGCGATGCTCTACGCCCCAACAGGCAGCGATTGTAATGGGCATCAAGAATGTGGTCAGCAGAACGAATAGCACGCTGATCCCGTCTACGCCCAATTTATAGCTGAGGCCAAAGAGCCATTCGCGTTCTTCCACCATTTGGAAGCCCGTGTCATTCGCATCGAATTGCACAAGGATCGCCAAGGAGATCAGGAAGGTTGCGGTCGTGGCTGCCAGCGCCAAACGCTTGGCTCCAAGCTGTGCCGCCTCATCCTCGCCGCGCAAAAACAGCGCAAGGATGAGGGCCGCAACCATAGGCAGGAAGGTGACGATGGAAAGTAAGTTGTCCATGGAAATCCCTTAGCCTCCGATCGAAAGGCTGATCCATGTGATCAGTGCTACCACACCGACCACCATGGCAAATGCATAATGGAAAACGTAACCCGACTGCGCACGCCCTGCGAGGCGGGTTAGGAAGGGGATGATCCCAAGGGCAAGGCCGTTGATCCCCCCGTCAATGATTTTGGTATCGCCAAGCTTCCAAAAGACACGGCCAATCGCCTGAGCAGGGCGCACAAAGACCGCGTCATAAATCTCGTCAAAATACCACTTGTTCAGCAAGAACAGATAAAGCGGGCGGTTGACCGCTGCCCAACGGGCAGGAAGGCTTGGGACAGCGATGTAAAAGATATAAGCCACAAGAAGCCCGCCCAACATCGCGATAAACGGCGCAACTTTGACCCATTTGGGCACTTCATGCGCGTCACTGAGAACCGTGTTATCCGGGGCTTGGTGAATGGCCCCTTCACCAGGTGCGCCCGTAAAGACGTAGTGATGTTCAGCTTCGGCTGTGCCCTCATGCGTGGCGGCATGGGTGGCATCATGACCTGCTTCGGCCATGGCCGCATCGGTGTGACCTTCGGTGCCATGGGTTGCATCCCCTTCACCATGGGCCATCGCCTCAGCATAGGGGACGCCAAAGAATTTACCGACCTCATCTGGATGCCCAAAGAACGGCTTCAGCCAGATCATACCGGCAAACACCGCACCAAAGGCCAGAACGCCAAGCGGGATCAACATCACCACAGGGCTTTCATGTGCGTGATCATGCGTGTGCTTGTCACCCCGCGGAGTGCCAAAGAAGGTGAGGAACATCAAACGCCATGAATAGAAGCTGGTGAAGGCAGCAGCGATCACCAACATCCAGAAGGCGTAATGGCCCAAACCACCGCCAAAGGCATAGGCGCTTTCAATCACCGCGTCTTTGGACAGGAACCCTGCAAAGCCATAATAGGTCAGCGGGATACCAACGCCCGTGATAGCCAATGTGCCAATCAGCATGGCCGCGAATGTATAGGGGATCTTCTTCCGCAATCCGCCGTAATTGCGCATATCCTGCTCATGATGCATCGCGTGGATGACCGAGCCCGCGCCAAGGAACAGCATGGCCTTGAAGAATGCGTGGGTAAAGAGGTGGAACATCGCCACCGAATAAACCCCAACCCCTGCCGCAACGAACATATATCCCAATTGCGAACAGGTGGAATAGGCGATGACGCGCTTGATATCGTTCTGCACCAACCCAACCGTGGCCGCAAAGAACGCGGTCAGCGCGCCAAGGATGATGATGAAGTTTGTAGCATAGGGGGCGTATTCCATAATCGGCGACATACGGCAGACCAAGAAGACCCCCGCCGTCACCATGGTTGCAGCGTGGATCAGCGCGGATACAGGGGTCGGGCCTTCCATCGCGTCAGGCAACCATGTGTGCAGCAAGAGCTGCGCCGATTTCCCCATCGCGCCGATGAACAACAGCATTGCGATTGTATTGGCGGCATTTACCTCAAAACCGAGGAAGGCAAAGCTTTGCTCTGCCAATTCCGCACCCATCGGCAAAATCACATCGAATTGGATCGAGTCCGCCATCCAATACAGACCGAAGATCCCCAACAGGAAGCCGAAATCGCCAACGCGGTTGACGATAAAGGCCTTCATCGCCGCCGCACCTGCGCTTGGCTTGCGGAAGTAGAAGCCAATCAAAAGATAGGAGGCGACCCCGACCCCTTCCCACCCGAAAAAGAGTTGCAACAGGTTATCCGCGGTCACCAGCATCAGCATGGCAAAAGTGAAGAACGACAGATAGGCAAAGAACCGCGGGCGATAACTTTCGCCTTCGCGGAAATTGTCGTCATGCGCCATGTAGCCAAAGGAATAAAGATGCACCAGCGCCGAGACAGAGGTGATCACAATCAACATAATCGCCGTCAAGCGATCAATGCGAATGGCCCAATCCGTGAACAGGCTGCCTGATTCCACCCAACGCAGGATTGAGATGGAATAGGTTTCGCCATCAAACCCGATGAACACGGCCCAAGACAGGATCATCGACAAGAACAAAAGCGCGGTTGCAATGATGCAGGCGAGTTGTTCACCAAACCACCGCCAGCCAAAGCCAGCCAAAAGCGCGCCGATGAGCGGTGCAAAAAGCAGGATCGTTTCCATCGGCTCAGCCCTTCATATTCGAAACATCTTCAACCGCGATGGTGCCACGGTTGCGGAAGAAACAGACAAGGATCGCAAGACCAATCGCGGCCTCTGCCGCGGCGACTGTCAGGACGAACATGGTAAAGACCTGACCCGTCAAATCCCCCAAATAGGAGGAAAAGGCGACAAGGTTGATATTCACCGATAGCAAAATCAATTCGACTGACATCAGGATTACGATGACATTCTTCCGATTGAGGAAGATGCCAAAAATCCCGATCACAAAGAGCGCAGCCGCCACCGTCAGGTAGTGTTCCAGTCCGATCGTCATCTCGTCCCTCCGAGGGGGTTTCCCTCATGGTCATTCAATATTCTGCGGGGCCAAAAGCCCCGCTTATGTCACAGCCCTTGACCAGGCTTTACGTCTTTTAGTTCCATCGCTTTCGCAGGATCACGATACATTTGTGCCAAGACATTCTGGCGTTTGACGTCTACGCGGTGGCGCAGCGTCAGAACAATCGCGCCCACCATCGCAACCAACAAAACCAAACCTGCCAATTGGAACACCAACAGGTAATGATCATAAAGGATCATCCCCAAAGCTTTGGTGTTGTGCATCTGATCAATTGCGGGGGTTGGGTTGCCAAGGCGAGTATCAATCCCGTCTGAAAAGGCCCATGTGCCATAGGCAAGGCCCAGTTGGATCAACAAAACCACACCAATCAAAAGCGCGAGTGGCATATATTGCGCCATTCCCGCCTTAAGTTCGGCGAAATCGACATCC from Rhodobacterales bacterium HKCCA1288 harbors:
- a CDS encoding DEAD/DEAH box helicase; this encodes MTKFTDLNLNPKVLKAISEAGYETPTPIQAGAIPPALEGRDVLGIAQTGTGKTASFTLPMITLLARGRARARMPRSLVLCPTRELAAQVAENFDTYTKHLKLTKALLIGGVSFKEQDLLIDRGVDVLIATPGRLLDHFERGKLLLTGVQIMVVDEADRMLDMGFIPDIERIFSLTPFTRQTFFFSATMAPEIERITSTFLSNPARIEVARQSTTSDTITQALFSFKPTRRDTSAKEKRTMLRAAIAAEGEGCTNAIIFCNRKVDVDIVAKSLKKHGLDAAPIHGDLDQSQRMRTLDGFREGSLRFLVASDVAARGLDVPSVSHVFNYDVPSHAEDYVHRIGRTGRAGRKGRAITIAVPADEKYLTAIEALIGKPIPTDEPLPWSPTSAQKPHEADAANDDRDKPRRSRGGRGRRKPHEGDEGSTAKTETKTEAPKEGPEDNTPPQPTPSSTAPRPERNHDRHERGGRNRGGQGGGHRVVGMGEHLPSFIALSFEERRGPSSSYVSADAEDEQSQAEAQEIETPVAATEEAPKPKRKRSPRKPKEKPEAAGTETPAEAVSEE
- a CDS encoding ribonuclease J → MSDRNRLIYLPLGGAGEIGMNAYVYGVGEQGAERLILVDCGVSFPDMDGQPGVDLILPDIAWLEERADRLEGIFITHAHEDHVGALGHLWGRLRAPVYARNFTAIHARRKLEEAGHDPDQVRVVGAYPEVVEAGPFKVQFAPVSHSIPESSGLVIDTEHGRVVHSGDFKIDTNPMVGEPFDEAMWGEIAGKGVLAYICDSTNVFSRHEGRSESQLPEPITALIGRARGMMVATTFASNVARVKTLADAAVANGRSVCLLGRAMQRMIRASVEAGVLTDFPSTVSVEEARDIPRENLMLIVTGSQGERRAASAALSRGSYLGMELKEGDMFLFSSKTIPGNEVSVGRIQNALAEIGVEIVDEQSGFFHVSGHANRPDLEKMHDILRPRILVPNHGEFRHLREHARLATEKGMLGLVAPNGTMLELSGNAPAAVEYVEVARDYLDGSTRVGAYDGVIRDRMKLALNGLVIAALIVDEDDSLIEDAWVELRGLPDHLRNGHGSLTEMLEDELADLLPRLDRKITRDDDKIEEAVRRAIRQSVQAEIGKKPEVSVIISRLVAE
- a CDS encoding type III pantothenate kinase, with the translated sequence MLLCVDCGNTNTVFSLWDGAQFLCTLRTATEHQRTADQYYVWYSTLMDHYGLKPKIDAVIISSTVPRVVFNLRVLCDRYFDCRPLVVGKSECLLPVLPRVDAGTQVGPDRLVNTAGAYDRHGGDLIVVDFGTATTFDVVAEDGAYVGGVIAPGVNLSLEALHHAAAALPHVDVTKPQSVIGTNTVACMQSGVFWGYVGLVRGICDRIRAERDRPMRIVGTGGLAPLFSTGDVLFDRIEDDLTMHGLTVIHKYNEEQAS
- a CDS encoding biotin--[acetyl-CoA-carboxylase] ligase codes for the protein MAEAERRLRAAPLERPTWILAHTQDAGYGRRGRAWRAPRGNFTASLILPLNCPPQEAALRSFTAALALRDALASYVAPDALTLKWPNDVLLHGQKIAGILLQSHGVAAGQQGHLVIGIGVNLRHSPDVAGLEEGALAPIDLFSVAGQCPDPETFLDHLTPRMAHWEAQISQQGFAPVRAAWLTHAAKRGEVILARLPNRDIRGVFDDVDETGNLILTTPSGPCAIAAADIYF
- the nuoN gene encoding NADH-quinone oxidoreductase subunit NuoN → MIGADLAVLIPEIVLSIYAMAGLMLAVYTTKDGMAPALTYATAAVFAIMALYVAATGQGDASSFGGMIVVDDFARFAKIVILLSAAVILIVGQEAMQKSGLGRFEYPMIVTLAVVGMMIMVSAGDLIVLYMGLELQSLALYVVAALRRDSVRSTEAGLKYFVLGALSSGLLLYGASLVYGFAGTTLFAGIIEASMGGMSLGMVFGLVFMAAGLAFKVSAAPFHMWTPDVYEGAPTPVTALFATAPKMAAMGLFARVVYDAFGMAISDWQQIVAALAVLSMFVGAIAAIGQTDIKRLMAYSSIGHMGFALMGLASGTGQGVEAMLIYMAIYVTMNIGVFSFIMSMEKDGYPVTDISALNGYATAQSGQALAVLVLMFSLAGVPPMLGFFAKYAVLVAAVDAGLVWLAVAGVIASVIGAYYYLRIVYFMYFGEPREGLDGRMSIIQFLGLTISAVVMIAGIVNLFGIDHLAANAAQALVR
- a CDS encoding NADH-quinone oxidoreductase subunit M, with the protein product MDNLLSIVTFLPMVAALILALFLRGEDEAAQLGAKRLALAATTATFLISLAILVQFDANDTGFQMVEEREWLFGLSYKLGVDGISVLFVLLTTFLMPITIAACWGVEHRVKEYMIALLVLESLMIGVFVALDLVLFYLFFEAGLIPMFLIIGIWGGKNRIYAAFKFFLYTFLGSVLMLVAMVAMYIDAGTTDIPTLLTHEFSAAGISLFGWQIAGGMQMLLWLAFFASFAVKMPMWPVHTWLPDAHVQAPTAGSVVLAAILLKMGGYGFLRFSLPMFPVASDIMAPLVLWMSVIAIIYTSLVAMVQEDMKKLIAYSSVAHMGYVTMGIFAANQQGVDGAIFQMISHGFVSGALFLCVGVIYDRMHTREIDAYGGLVNRMPAYAAVFMLFTMANVGLPGTSGFVGEFLTLMGVFHVNTLIGLLAATGVILSAAYALWLYRRVVFGDLIKESLKSITDMTAREKAIFAPLVVMTILLGVYPSLVTDIIGPSVEALLSNYHTSVAEFAPATALAASH
- the nuoL gene encoding NADH-quinone oxidoreductase subunit L; protein product: METILLFAPLIGALLAGFGWRWFGEQLACIIATALLFLSMILSWAVFIGFDGETYSISILRWVESGSLFTDWAIRIDRLTAIMLIVITSVSALVHLYSFGYMAHDDNFREGESYRPRFFAYLSFFTFAMLMLVTADNLLQLFFGWEGVGVASYLLIGFYFRKPSAGAAAMKAFIVNRVGDFGFLLGIFGLYWMADSIQFDVILPMGAELAEQSFAFLGFEVNAANTIAMLLFIGAMGKSAQLLLHTWLPDAMEGPTPVSALIHAATMVTAGVFLVCRMSPIMEYAPYATNFIIILGALTAFFAATVGLVQNDIKRVIAYSTCSQLGYMFVAAGVGVYSVAMFHLFTHAFFKAMLFLGAGSVIHAMHHEQDMRNYGGLRKKIPYTFAAMLIGTLAITGVGIPLTYYGFAGFLSKDAVIESAYAFGGGLGHYAFWMLVIAAAFTSFYSWRLMFLTFFGTPRGDKHTHDHAHESPVVMLIPLGVLAFGAVFAGMIWLKPFFGHPDEVGKFFGVPYAEAMAHGEGDATHGTEGHTDAAMAEAGHDATHAATHEGTAEAEHHYVFTGAPGEGAIHQAPDNTVLSDAHEVPKWVKVAPFIAMLGGLLVAYIFYIAVPSLPARWAAVNRPLYLFLLNKWYFDEIYDAVFVRPAQAIGRVFWKLGDTKIIDGGINGLALGIIPFLTRLAGRAQSGYVFHYAFAMVVGVVALITWISLSIGG
- the nuoK gene encoding NADH-quinone oxidoreductase subunit NuoK, encoding MTIGLEHYLTVAAALFVIGIFGIFLNRKNVIVILMSVELILLSVNINLVAFSSYLGDLTGQVFTMFVLTVAAAEAAIGLAILVCFFRNRGTIAVEDVSNMKG
- a CDS encoding NADH-quinone oxidoreductase subunit J produces the protein MGVADITFYAFSTVLVAAALLVVLARNPVHSVLWLILSFLSAAGLFVLLGAEFVAMLLIIVYVGAVAVLFLFVVMMLDVDFAELKAGMAQYMPLALLIGVVLLIQLGLAYGTWAFSDGIDTRLGNPTPAIDQMHNTKALGMILYDHYLLVFQLAGLVLLVAMVGAIVLTLRHRVDVKRQNVLAQMYRDPAKAMELKDVKPGQGL